One window of the Sphaerochaeta associata genome contains the following:
- a CDS encoding EFR1 family ferrodoxin (N-terminal region resembles flavodoxins. C-terminal ferrodoxin region binds two 4Fe-4S clusters.), with translation MKTTLICFSGTGNSYYIAKRLASELGDSQILMIPHLMQNQEFELTEQVGFVFPVYKGFPPNLVTHFIQEVFAKQDLSPIKYLFQVATRYMFQAYTFQAMDVVLKEAGALTSYVNHVVMPDGYVPLLSAPTEAKIDELYTKADRKIAQIAEDVKQEQIKLPFRPPFSRLAINHFMVPIHRSFMDTALDFSVTDACISCGLCYRMCPSFNIEMVDGKPEFDRACTGCLGCYHRCPSQAIVFKQKVKSGRYPNPRSTYTVEYRT, from the coding sequence ATGAAAACAACACTCATCTGCTTTTCAGGAACAGGCAACAGCTACTACATCGCAAAGCGTCTTGCCTCCGAACTCGGGGACAGCCAAATCCTGATGATACCTCATCTGATGCAGAACCAGGAGTTCGAGCTCACCGAACAGGTCGGTTTCGTATTTCCCGTCTACAAGGGCTTTCCTCCCAATCTGGTAACCCATTTCATCCAGGAAGTCTTTGCAAAGCAGGACCTCAGCCCGATAAAGTACCTCTTTCAGGTAGCCACCCGCTACATGTTCCAGGCCTATACCTTCCAGGCGATGGATGTAGTACTCAAGGAAGCGGGAGCGCTCACCAGTTATGTCAACCACGTTGTCATGCCTGACGGATATGTGCCGTTGCTGTCAGCTCCCACTGAGGCCAAGATCGACGAGCTCTACACAAAAGCCGACCGGAAAATTGCGCAAATCGCCGAGGACGTCAAGCAGGAACAGATCAAGCTGCCGTTCCGTCCTCCTTTCAGCCGCTTGGCGATCAACCATTTCATGGTGCCCATCCATCGATCCTTCATGGACACAGCCCTCGATTTTTCCGTCACCGATGCCTGCATTTCCTGCGGCCTGTGCTATCGCATGTGCCCTTCCTTCAACATCGAGATGGTTGACGGCAAACCTGAATTCGACAGGGCCTGCACCGGGTGCCTGGGCTGTTACCACCGCTGTCCTTCCCAAGCCATTGTATTCAAACAAAAGGTGAAAAGCGGAAGGTATCCCAACCCCCGCTCAACCTACACCGTGGAGTACCGCACCTGA
- a CDS encoding threonine aldolase family protein, with product MQVFDLRSDTITKPTLEMRQAMAAAEVGDDVYREDPTTTKLEKLAAELTGKERALFVSSGCMGNLISLYIQAGRGKEVLCASNSHIIQHEIGSIAAIAGALPITINAPRGVLNATDLHSLVKQGAYDMATTALIEVENTIGGYCYPLENLEMIKDFASTHNLKVHMDGARVFNAQAATGIPVKTYAKYADTITFCLSKGLGCPVGSMLCGTKEFISQALTVRKLLGGGMRQTGILAAAGLYALEHHVDRLKDDHAHAKAIADTLVKTGWADVDVQGVQTNIIFFTVPTFNAQDVVKQLARIGILANTEGETVRLVTNLDLSDEDTQSVCSLLASFNPEVLA from the coding sequence ATGCAAGTATTTGACCTTCGAAGCGATACGATTACCAAACCCACCCTTGAGATGAGACAGGCCATGGCCGCCGCCGAAGTCGGTGATGATGTCTATCGGGAAGACCCAACCACGACCAAGCTTGAAAAACTGGCTGCCGAGCTTACCGGGAAAGAACGGGCCCTCTTTGTCTCCTCCGGATGCATGGGCAACCTCATCAGCCTGTACATCCAGGCTGGAAGAGGCAAGGAAGTGCTGTGTGCAAGCAACAGCCACATCATCCAGCATGAGATAGGTTCCATCGCAGCAATCGCCGGAGCTCTTCCGATCACCATCAATGCACCGCGAGGCGTGCTCAATGCCACCGACCTCCATTCCTTGGTGAAACAAGGTGCGTACGACATGGCCACCACCGCTCTGATCGAGGTGGAGAATACCATCGGAGGATACTGCTACCCACTTGAAAACCTTGAAATGATCAAGGATTTTGCCTCAACCCACAACCTCAAGGTCCACATGGATGGAGCCCGAGTCTTCAACGCACAGGCAGCCACCGGCATCCCGGTAAAGACCTATGCCAAGTATGCCGATACCATCACCTTCTGCCTCTCCAAGGGTCTGGGGTGTCCGGTGGGAAGCATGCTCTGCGGCACCAAGGAGTTCATCTCCCAGGCACTTACCGTACGCAAGCTGCTTGGAGGCGGCATGAGACAAACCGGCATACTCGCTGCAGCGGGACTCTATGCCCTTGAGCATCATGTCGACCGCCTGAAGGACGACCATGCACATGCGAAGGCAATCGCCGATACCCTGGTGAAAACAGGGTGGGCCGACGTGGATGTCCAGGGAGTCCAGACAAACATCATATTCTTCACCGTCCCCACTTTCAATGCACAAGATGTAGTGAAACAGCTTGCGCGTATCGGTATTCTGGCTAACACCGAAGGGGAGACCGTACGACTGGTAACCAACCTTGACTTGAGCGATGAGGATACCCAAAGCGTCTGCTCGCTCCTCGCCTCGTTCAATCCCGAGGTCCTCGCATGA
- a CDS encoding peptide ABC transporter substrate-binding protein, whose translation MKKFLAIMLCVLLVSALFISCGKKEAPAPAATTTPAPAAPAAPAAPAPAPAVTATPAPAPAAPAPAPAAVAKDEVVFRITNGAEPESLDPALIQGVPEHRIFEALFEGLVANDPVTALAVPGVAESWESNEDGTQYTFKLRKNAVWSDGTPITAHDVVYSWLRILDPATAGPYAWFPCMFLAGATEFNAGEAGPEAVGIRALDDYTFQMDLIGPLPYAVDALTHYSFAIVPKHAIEKFGAAWTDPANFVGNGPFVLTDRVAQTSITASKNPKYWDADAVKLDKVIFYSSDSDTTNYNMYLNGEIDWATNVPPDQLNAAQMRDDFQLAPQLATYYYVFQNEVAPINNVLVRKALSYAVDREALVEGVTKAGQIPAWGIVSPMAGYPGLEFPFETQDEAIEMAQDMLAQAGYPNGAGFPTVSILYNTNEGHKQIAEFIQQEWKNNLGINVVLENQEWQTYLSNRNEGNFQIARAGWVGDYQDPNTFLDMFLTGAGMNGGKYSNEIYDVLINEAARMPAGEDRFGVLRTAEDIMINEDQALMPLYYYVTINMLDTNKWGGWHNNTMDYHPVKDIYKK comes from the coding sequence ATGAAGAAATTTCTGGCTATCATGCTTTGCGTCCTGCTTGTAAGTGCCCTCTTTATTTCCTGTGGAAAGAAAGAAGCACCTGCACCGGCCGCAACCACGACGCCGGCACCCGCAGCTCCTGCAGCTCCGGCCGCTCCGGCTCCCGCTCCTGCTGTAACCGCCACCCCGGCACCGGCTCCTGCCGCACCGGCACCGGCTCCTGCAGCTGTGGCTAAAGATGAAGTCGTATTCCGCATTACCAATGGTGCAGAACCCGAATCCTTGGATCCAGCCCTCATTCAGGGTGTTCCCGAGCACAGAATTTTCGAGGCTCTCTTCGAAGGTCTGGTAGCAAACGATCCTGTGACTGCCCTTGCAGTTCCCGGTGTTGCTGAAAGCTGGGAATCCAATGAAGACGGAACCCAGTATACCTTCAAGCTTCGCAAGAACGCTGTCTGGTCCGATGGCACTCCCATCACCGCCCATGACGTCGTATACAGCTGGCTGAGGATTTTGGATCCCGCAACCGCTGGTCCTTATGCCTGGTTCCCCTGCATGTTCCTTGCCGGTGCAACCGAGTTCAACGCTGGAGAGGCTGGTCCTGAGGCTGTCGGTATTCGCGCCCTTGACGACTACACCTTCCAGATGGACCTCATCGGACCGCTTCCGTATGCAGTCGATGCCTTGACCCACTACAGCTTCGCAATCGTTCCCAAGCACGCCATCGAGAAGTTCGGCGCCGCTTGGACAGATCCCGCCAACTTCGTCGGCAATGGTCCGTTCGTGCTCACCGATCGTGTTGCACAGACCTCCATCACCGCTTCCAAGAACCCGAAGTACTGGGATGCAGATGCAGTAAAGCTTGACAAGGTCATCTTCTACTCCTCCGACAGCGATACCACCAACTACAACATGTACCTCAATGGTGAGATTGACTGGGCAACCAACGTTCCCCCAGATCAGCTCAACGCTGCACAGATGCGCGACGACTTCCAGCTCGCTCCGCAGCTTGCAACCTACTACTATGTCTTCCAGAATGAAGTAGCCCCGATCAACAACGTACTCGTCAGAAAGGCTCTCTCCTATGCTGTCGACCGCGAAGCTCTGGTTGAAGGCGTAACCAAGGCTGGACAGATTCCTGCCTGGGGTATTGTTTCCCCGATGGCCGGATATCCCGGACTTGAATTCCCGTTCGAGACCCAGGATGAGGCTATCGAGATGGCTCAGGACATGCTTGCACAGGCTGGATATCCCAACGGTGCAGGTTTCCCGACCGTTTCCATCCTCTACAACACCAACGAGGGTCACAAGCAGATTGCTGAGTTCATTCAGCAGGAATGGAAGAACAACCTGGGCATCAACGTAGTACTTGAGAACCAGGAGTGGCAGACCTACCTCTCCAACCGTAACGAAGGCAACTTCCAGATTGCCCGCGCCGGATGGGTTGGTGACTACCAGGATCCGAATACATTCCTCGACATGTTCCTTACCGGTGCCGGCATGAACGGCGGCAAGTATTCAAACGAGATTTATGACGTCCTGATCAACGAAGCAGCAAGAATGCCCGCCGGTGAAGACCGCTTTGGTGTTCTGAGAACCGCTGAGGACATCATGATCAACGAAGACCAGGCTCTCATGCCTCTCTACTACTACGTAACGATCAACATGCTCGATACGAACAAGTGGGGCGGATGGCACAACAACACCATGGACTACCATCCGGTCAAGGACATCTACAAGAAGTAG
- a CDS encoding sodium-translocating pyrophosphatase has product MITIIELFAIATSVLAFGMALWLYTWVKAQPAGNKKLEDIGAYIQQGANTFLKREYSILSRFAGVIAILILLFIPTPIWKGSMQNIVMAVSFLIGATFSALAGKVGIQVATIANRKAAAASQTGIKFAFLAGFRGGAVMGMAVVGTSLLGVTAVFMITGDATAILGFSFGASSLALFAKAGGGIFTKTADISADLVGKVELGIPEDDPRNPAVIADNVGDNVGDVAGMGADLFDSNVASMAAALVMALYLDGSASTDNVAIVFCYAALGLLASIIGVGTARMGKLGNPNHALSSSTYATTALYVIFTAVATLVLDFSWRIWAAAIIGLGVGTIIGIASDYFTNDEKHPVHHVAKASETGPAFTILGGVSYGLLSVLPAMAGIAVAALAAYLVCAPLGPGYAMFGISMAAVGMLSIVGMIISNDAYGPIVDNARGLVEMGGLGERALRITDSLDSAGNTVKAVTKGFAIAAAGLTVIALLGAFMAEVNDAARALGMGEQFLSGFDLMNPLVFFGLLIGAAIPAVFSAMLILGVERNAQRMISEIHRQFLTIKGLKEGQEGVVPQYDRCIDIATIGALKELIPAGLMAIIVTLLVGFIGGVQAIGGFLTGNIVSGLLLALFMSNSGGLWDNTKKYIESGKFGGRGCDAHKAAVVGDTVGDPFKDTAGPSINTQITVVSLISSLMSSVFLTASLF; this is encoded by the coding sequence ATGATTACCATCATTGAGCTATTTGCAATAGCAACTTCAGTACTCGCATTCGGAATGGCCCTCTGGCTTTATACATGGGTCAAGGCTCAACCTGCGGGCAATAAAAAACTAGAAGACATCGGAGCATACATCCAACAAGGCGCCAATACATTCCTGAAGCGAGAGTACTCGATACTCTCCCGTTTCGCCGGGGTCATCGCCATCCTCATTCTCCTCTTCATCCCTACTCCGATTTGGAAGGGTTCGATGCAGAATATCGTCATGGCAGTTTCGTTTCTCATAGGTGCCACCTTTTCCGCCCTTGCAGGCAAGGTCGGCATCCAGGTAGCGACCATAGCCAATCGCAAAGCCGCTGCAGCATCGCAAACCGGCATCAAGTTTGCCTTCCTTGCAGGCTTCCGAGGAGGGGCTGTCATGGGCATGGCGGTCGTCGGCACCAGTTTACTGGGTGTGACTGCCGTATTCATGATCACAGGAGATGCAACCGCCATCCTTGGATTCAGTTTCGGAGCAAGTTCGCTTGCCTTGTTTGCGAAAGCCGGTGGGGGCATCTTCACCAAGACTGCAGACATCAGTGCAGACCTCGTCGGCAAGGTTGAGCTCGGAATACCCGAAGACGATCCACGAAATCCGGCCGTCATCGCAGATAATGTCGGGGATAATGTGGGAGATGTGGCGGGAATGGGTGCCGATCTGTTTGACTCCAATGTCGCCAGCATGGCAGCCGCCCTGGTCATGGCACTCTACCTTGACGGCTCCGCTTCCACCGATAATGTCGCGATCGTATTCTGCTATGCAGCCCTTGGGCTTTTGGCATCCATCATCGGAGTGGGAACGGCGAGAATGGGCAAGCTGGGCAATCCAAACCATGCCTTGAGCAGCAGCACGTATGCAACTACCGCCTTGTATGTGATTTTTACGGCCGTTGCAACGCTTGTCCTTGACTTCTCCTGGCGCATATGGGCGGCGGCGATCATCGGACTTGGCGTGGGTACCATCATCGGAATAGCCAGTGACTATTTCACCAACGATGAGAAGCATCCCGTCCACCATGTAGCCAAAGCTTCAGAAACAGGACCGGCGTTCACCATTCTCGGGGGCGTTTCCTATGGACTTCTAAGCGTGCTTCCCGCCATGGCCGGGATTGCGGTTGCAGCATTGGCGGCATACCTGGTTTGTGCCCCCCTGGGCCCCGGGTATGCCATGTTCGGTATATCCATGGCTGCGGTGGGCATGCTTTCCATCGTGGGCATGATCATCTCCAACGACGCCTACGGCCCTATTGTCGACAACGCAAGGGGTCTGGTTGAAATGGGAGGCTTGGGGGAGAGAGCCCTCAGGATAACCGACTCCCTGGATAGCGCCGGCAACACGGTCAAGGCGGTGACAAAAGGCTTCGCCATCGCCGCCGCCGGGCTGACGGTCATCGCCTTGCTGGGAGCTTTCATGGCTGAAGTCAACGATGCTGCCAGAGCCTTGGGAATGGGTGAACAATTCTTGAGTGGCTTCGATCTCATGAATCCATTGGTTTTCTTCGGCCTCTTGATCGGTGCAGCAATTCCGGCAGTCTTTTCAGCCATGTTGATATTGGGAGTTGAAAGAAATGCACAACGCATGATAAGTGAGATCCATCGCCAGTTCTTGACCATCAAGGGATTGAAGGAAGGCCAGGAAGGAGTAGTACCACAGTACGATCGATGCATCGATATTGCAACCATCGGGGCTCTGAAAGAGTTGATACCCGCAGGCCTCATGGCAATCATTGTTACATTGTTGGTAGGTTTCATCGGGGGAGTGCAAGCCATCGGAGGTTTCTTGACGGGAAACATCGTCAGCGGCCTGCTTTTGGCTCTCTTCATGTCCAACAGCGGAGGGCTCTGGGACAATACCAAGAAATACATCGAGTCAGGAAAATTTGGAGGACGCGGCTGTGACGCCCATAAGGCCGCCGTCGTAGGTGATACGGTGGGAGACCCCTTCAAGGATACTGCCGGTCCCTCGATCAACACACAAATCACCGTGGTGTCGCTGATCTCCTCGCTGATGTCTTCGGTATTCCTTACAGCATCATTGTTCTGA
- a CDS encoding MalY/PatB family protein encodes MLYNFDRSIDRRPTLSVKWNKEAIKSLCGNPDAEPFWVADMDFSVASEVTQKARILSDHAIYGYPHATNQRQVFCSWAKKRHLLDLQPGQVVISQGVLTSIAILVELLSAEGDGIIIPLPAYQPFIRIVNNLQRTMLGWPLLYDQDTHTFSLDWPLYEELCKRARILIFCSPHNPSGMVFGHQDLIRLCEIAKQNNVVIISDEIHADLSFETHLTLLEPARQVGCEAVVCMAPSKTFNIAGEHYSVTLFNSSELKKRFVTRLEQLFLSTPSLVATTLALASYESGGKWLEELLVYLQKNADLIEKTLQKEVPSVVFLKPRASFIGLLDCSAILHLVERDAQEHPELYDSSASAQGGLLSRFFGQRAGLAFNDGTWFGGEAYRRFVRLNFGTQRSNIERALLHIKQAVAFLETTYR; translated from the coding sequence ATGCTGTATAATTTTGATCGTTCGATCGACCGCCGTCCCACCCTTTCGGTTAAATGGAACAAGGAAGCCATTAAAAGCTTGTGTGGAAATCCTGATGCAGAACCTTTTTGGGTCGCAGATATGGACTTTTCGGTTGCATCCGAAGTAACGCAAAAAGCACGCATTCTCAGCGACCATGCCATCTATGGCTATCCGCATGCAACAAACCAACGCCAGGTATTCTGTTCCTGGGCCAAGAAACGTCATCTGCTGGACCTCCAGCCGGGCCAGGTAGTCATCAGTCAGGGAGTTCTCACCAGCATTGCAATTCTGGTGGAGTTGCTGAGTGCCGAGGGTGATGGCATCATTATCCCCCTTCCGGCTTATCAGCCGTTCATCAGGATTGTGAACAACCTGCAGCGCACGATGTTGGGCTGGCCCTTGCTATATGATCAGGACACCCATACGTTCAGCCTCGATTGGCCTCTGTATGAAGAGCTGTGCAAGAGAGCTAGAATCCTGATCTTCTGCTCCCCCCACAACCCCTCGGGCATGGTGTTCGGTCATCAGGATTTAATCCGCCTGTGTGAAATCGCCAAGCAAAACAATGTAGTCATCATCAGCGATGAGATTCATGCAGACCTGAGTTTTGAAACCCACCTCACCCTTCTTGAACCGGCAAGGCAGGTCGGCTGTGAAGCCGTTGTTTGCATGGCTCCCTCCAAAACTTTCAATATCGCCGGAGAGCACTACTCGGTAACGTTATTCAACTCCAGTGAACTGAAGAAACGATTCGTGACCCGACTTGAACAGCTTTTTCTCTCCACTCCGTCCCTTGTTGCCACCACCCTCGCCCTTGCTTCCTATGAGAGCGGTGGGAAATGGCTTGAAGAACTGCTTGTATATCTGCAAAAGAATGCAGACCTCATAGAGAAAACCCTGCAAAAGGAAGTACCGTCCGTCGTCTTCCTCAAACCCAGGGCTTCCTTCATCGGCCTGCTTGACTGCTCGGCAATACTCCACCTCGTGGAGCGCGACGCCCAAGAGCATCCCGAGCTCTACGACAGTTCGGCAAGCGCCCAAGGGGGGCTGCTCTCCCGGTTCTTCGGCCAGCGTGCAGGGCTTGCCTTCAACGACGGGACATGGTTCGGAGGGGAGGCATACCGCCGGTTTGTCCGCTTGAACTTCGGCACCCAACGTTCAAATATTGAACGCGCACTGTTGCACATCAAACAAGCGGTGGCTTTCTTGGAGACGACCTACCGCTGA